One genomic window of uncultured delta proteobacterium includes the following:
- a CDS encoding 4Fe-4S ferredoxin iron-sulfur binding domain protein, translated as MKRIGNARILQRCVQAASLVLFIALLLLTAWPLADAWLPQDAFLRLDPLAALLVPAAAREWIARLWPGLLVIAASVVFGRVFCGYICPMGITLDIARWCSRFFFGRAAHAARPSLSPHWRRVKYLILTAMAVAAALGVNMLFWGSPIALITRLYALLLHPLLLLAGSTTLELGQPVLASLGLSGLEYANIAPRRFDTLYFILAFFAILFALERVRPRFWCRYLCPAGALLGLVSHRPFWRRGVTRCTGCDECARQCPTGAIMPGGLTCRHGECIACRSCVDACPVKGVAFTFSAGEARPESVERKSAGGESACPALRCGHLPSRRALLGAAGTGALLTGIQYSGRGSFLVAESLGNPWSEALIRPPGALPEAAFLDRCIRCGQCMKVCPENALQPAWFEAGVEGMFSPVLVPRRGPCEPDCNACGAVCPTQAIQFLPLEEKHWAKAGTAVVLHHRCLAWAEDRRCMVCQEVCPFGSVRIVQKEGQAVPVPVVDPMRCFGCGYCEHHCPTNAPSIRVEPLNALRRADGRYRDAARDLGYTLEPGAHGSAPPEDAAGPPDSDLPPGFSP; from the coding sequence ATGAAACGGATCGGGAACGCGCGGATATTACAGCGGTGTGTCCAGGCGGCAAGCCTCGTCCTGTTCATCGCGCTGCTGCTCTTGACCGCCTGGCCGCTGGCGGATGCCTGGTTGCCGCAAGACGCCTTTTTGCGCCTGGACCCGCTTGCGGCCCTGCTCGTGCCGGCAGCGGCGCGGGAATGGATCGCGCGCCTCTGGCCGGGGCTGCTCGTCATTGCCGCCAGCGTTGTCTTTGGCCGCGTTTTTTGCGGGTATATCTGCCCCATGGGCATAACGCTCGATATCGCCCGCTGGTGTTCCCGTTTTTTCTTCGGCCGCGCGGCGCATGCGGCACGGCCTTCCTTGTCCCCGCACTGGCGCCGGGTGAAGTACCTGATCCTGACGGCCATGGCGGTCGCGGCCGCGCTCGGCGTGAACATGCTGTTCTGGGGCTCGCCCATTGCGCTGATTACGCGGCTGTATGCGTTGCTCTTGCACCCGCTCCTGCTTCTGGCCGGTTCCACCACTCTGGAACTGGGCCAGCCCGTGCTCGCGTCCCTTGGCCTGAGCGGCCTGGAATACGCCAACATTGCGCCGCGCCGGTTCGATACCCTGTATTTCATTCTGGCGTTCTTCGCGATTCTTTTTGCTCTTGAGCGCGTCCGTCCCCGGTTCTGGTGCCGCTACCTCTGCCCTGCGGGCGCGCTGCTGGGGCTTGTCTCCCATCGTCCCTTCTGGCGGCGCGGCGTGACGCGCTGTACCGGGTGCGACGAGTGCGCGCGGCAATGCCCGACCGGGGCCATTATGCCGGGCGGCCTGACATGCCGCCATGGCGAATGCATCGCCTGCCGGTCCTGCGTGGACGCCTGCCCGGTCAAGGGCGTCGCGTTCACGTTCAGTGCCGGAGAGGCCCGGCCGGAGAGCGTGGAAAGGAAAAGCGCGGGAGGGGAGAGCGCCTGCCCAGCGCTGCGTTGTGGTCATTTGCCCTCGCGCCGGGCGCTTCTCGGCGCCGCCGGAACCGGAGCGCTTCTGACAGGGATACAGTATTCCGGGCGCGGCAGTTTTCTGGTTGCGGAAAGTCTGGGCAACCCCTGGTCCGAGGCGTTGATCCGCCCGCCCGGCGCGCTGCCCGAGGCGGCTTTCCTGGACCGTTGCATCCGGTGCGGCCAGTGCATGAAGGTCTGCCCGGAAAACGCCCTGCAACCCGCATGGTTCGAGGCCGGGGTGGAAGGGATGTTCAGCCCCGTGCTCGTCCCGCGGCGCGGCCCGTGCGAGCCGGACTGCAACGCCTGCGGCGCGGTCTGCCCGACCCAGGCCATACAATTCCTGCCCCTGGAAGAAAAGCACTGGGCAAAGGCCGGTACGGCCGTGGTGCTGCATCACCGCTGCCTCGCCTGGGCGGAGGACAGGCGGTGCATGGTCTGCCAGGAAGTCTGCCCGTTCGGTTCCGTGCGGATCGTGCAAAAGGAAGGGCAGGCCGTCCCGGTTCCCGTGGTGGACCCCATGCGCTGTTTCGGCTGCGGCTACTGCGAACATCATTGCCCCACGAATGCCCCGTCCATCAGGGTTGAACCCCTCAATGCCCTGCGGCGCGCCGACGGGCGATACCGGGATGCGGCCCGGGACCTGGGCTATACCCTGGAACCCGGCGCGCACGGCTCCGCGCCGCCGGAAGACGCCGCCGGGCCGCCGGACAGTGACCTGCCGCCGGGATTTTCCCCCTAG
- a CDS encoding GCN5-related N-acetyltransferase codes for MPLSIRSETAADFDAVHTLVREAFAALPESEGDEQDFVAAMRAHKGYIPDLALVAERKGEIVGYVMLTETYVDGPEGGAPVLLLAPLCVTPKRQSRGVGAALMHEAFHRAAALGYDAVFLAGNPKYYRRFAFHSTKSFGIAHGMPVPDKYVMARELTPGALAGRKGTIILTGHTTCATALSIPKKKEEA; via the coding sequence ATGCCCTTATCCATACGCTCCGAAACCGCAGCCGATTTCGACGCCGTGCATACGCTGGTGCGCGAAGCCTTTGCCGCTCTCCCCGAGTCCGAGGGCGACGAACAGGACTTTGTGGCCGCCATGCGCGCGCACAAGGGGTATATTCCTGACCTCGCCCTTGTGGCGGAACGGAAAGGCGAGATCGTCGGCTACGTCATGCTGACGGAAACATACGTCGATGGGCCGGAGGGCGGTGCCCCGGTGCTGCTCCTCGCGCCGCTCTGCGTCACGCCGAAGCGGCAGAGCAGGGGAGTCGGGGCCGCTTTGATGCACGAGGCGTTTCACCGCGCCGCTGCCCTGGGGTACGATGCCGTTTTCCTGGCGGGCAACCCGAAATACTACAGGCGGTTTGCCTTCCATTCGACAAAATCATTCGGCATCGCGCATGGCATGCCTGTTCCCGACAAGTACGTCATGGCCCGCGAACTGACCCCCGGCGCGCTGGCCGGACGGAAGGGCACCATCATCCTCACGGGGCACACCACCTGCGCCACCGCGCTCAGCATTCCGAAGAAAAAAGAAGAAGCCTGA
- a CDS encoding Metallophosphoesterase, which translates to MFVIHIYGLVIFLYVTFRLILPSPLPFWGKFAVVLLALAASQYHLFIRYVFGSLSSPEMPYPMLVLASYSFIVMTLLFAILVGRDLVILVLFFVRQLGLVTAIPFSPGRRAVGLAGLGIVAGAYGFREAVRVPDVRTTDVVLDRLPPELDGLTVVQITDLHATALLNAPRVADVVAKTNALQPDIIVCTGDLVDGTTGNRAADVAPLADLRAAYGVYGCEGNHEYYSGHAAWMRAFEGLGLPLLRNSHAVLTIKGKQLVLAGLNDPAASRFGLEGPDLDKALAGAPEGAPVLLLAHQPRYARFNARRGVDLQLSGHTHGGQMIGFDRIVESNNEGFLRGLYSVGAMKLYVSSGAGLWTGFPVRIGVPAEITRLVLRSGKG; encoded by the coding sequence ATGTTCGTTATTCACATATATGGCCTCGTTATTTTCCTGTACGTCACGTTCAGGCTGATACTGCCGTCCCCGTTGCCGTTCTGGGGCAAATTCGCCGTCGTTCTGCTGGCTCTGGCGGCTTCGCAGTATCATCTCTTCATCCGGTACGTCTTCGGCTCCCTCAGCTCGCCGGAAATGCCGTATCCCATGCTGGTTCTCGCGAGCTATTCCTTTATTGTGATGACGCTGCTGTTCGCCATCCTGGTCGGTCGCGATCTCGTTATCCTGGTGTTGTTTTTCGTCCGGCAACTCGGTCTTGTCACGGCCATTCCCTTTTCACCGGGGCGGCGGGCCGTGGGCCTGGCCGGGCTCGGGATCGTCGCCGGGGCCTACGGCTTCCGGGAGGCCGTGCGCGTGCCGGACGTCCGGACGACGGACGTGGTGCTCGACCGCCTTCCGCCCGAGCTGGACGGCCTGACCGTTGTCCAGATAACGGACCTGCACGCCACGGCCCTTCTGAACGCTCCGCGCGTGGCCGATGTTGTGGCAAAGACAAACGCGCTGCAACCGGATATTATTGTCTGCACCGGCGACCTGGTGGACGGCACAACGGGCAACAGGGCCGCCGATGTCGCCCCGCTGGCGGATTTGCGGGCCGCTTACGGCGTCTACGGCTGCGAGGGCAACCACGAATATTATTCCGGGCACGCCGCCTGGATGCGCGCGTTCGAGGGCCTTGGCCTGCCGCTGTTGCGCAACAGCCATGCGGTGCTGACGATCAAGGGGAAACAGTTGGTGCTGGCCGGGCTGAACGATCCGGCGGCTTCACGGTTCGGCCTGGAGGGGCCGGATCTGGACAAGGCGCTGGCCGGGGCGCCGGAGGGCGCGCCGGTATTGTTGCTCGCGCACCAGCCGCGCTATGCCCGTTTTAACGCGAGGCGCGGGGTGGACCTGCAACTGTCCGGGCACACCCACGGCGGCCAGATGATCGGATTTGACCGGATCGTGGAATCGAACAACGAAGGGTTTCTGCGCGGGCTGTACAGCGTGGGCGCCATGAAGCTGTACGTGAGCAGCGGGGCCGGGCTCTGGACGGGGTTCCCGGTCCGGATCGGCGTTCCGGCGGAGATCACGCGGCTGGTTTTGCGTTCCGGCAAAGGGTGA
- a CDS encoding conserved membrane hypothetical protein (Evidence 4 : Homologs of previously reported genes of unknown function) codes for MAKSLTTGTPAKLILKFALPLLAGNLFQQIYNMADTLIVGRTLGVHALGSVGSTGSLMFLIIGFIQGMSSGFAIVTAQYFGAKRLADVRMSFCVSIALAAVVGVILTTVSYTYAYDILRMMRTPPEIIDGAHTYIGTIYLGLGAFIMFNLLAGTILALGDSKTPLLFLVIACVLNIILDFTFIVGFGWGIAGASRATVLAQSVSALLCAWYLIKKQPALLLRKKDWRRVTLRALGRSARIGLPMGFQASVIAVGTIILQWALNSLGPIAVASCAVAQKIDIVGILPLMSFGLAMATYTGQNYGAGEIGRIRKGVRQCAAISLSFSVLAGITVICGGKYLAALFVGPDQPEVMANAQTYLTFTGSMYWVLALLFIFRYTLQGLGQSIVPTIAGFMELAMRAVGAFVLLEAYGFSGVCAAVPLAWVGSCAPLAVAYVFSIRTLKAAVPAAE; via the coding sequence ATGGCCAAAAGCCTGACAACCGGAACCCCCGCGAAACTCATCCTCAAATTCGCCCTTCCCCTGCTTGCGGGCAACCTGTTCCAACAGATATACAACATGGCGGACACGCTTATCGTGGGCCGCACGCTCGGCGTTCACGCCCTCGGCTCCGTCGGCAGCACCGGGAGCCTGATGTTCCTGATTATCGGCTTTATCCAGGGCATGTCATCCGGATTCGCCATTGTCACGGCCCAGTATTTCGGCGCGAAACGGCTGGCCGACGTCAGGATGAGCTTTTGCGTCTCCATCGCTCTGGCGGCGGTCGTCGGGGTGATCCTGACGACCGTCAGTTATACCTATGCCTACGACATCCTGCGCATGATGCGCACGCCGCCGGAGATCATCGACGGCGCCCACACCTATATCGGCACCATCTACCTCGGGCTCGGCGCCTTCATCATGTTCAACCTCCTGGCAGGCACCATCCTTGCGCTGGGAGACAGCAAAACGCCGCTGCTCTTTCTCGTCATCGCCTGCGTGCTGAACATCATCCTGGATTTCACCTTCATTGTGGGGTTCGGCTGGGGCATCGCGGGCGCGTCCAGGGCCACGGTCCTGGCCCAGAGCGTTTCCGCCCTGCTCTGCGCCTGGTATCTCATCAAAAAGCAGCCCGCCCTGCTGCTGCGCAAAAAGGACTGGCGGCGCGTGACGCTCCGCGCCCTCGGGCGCAGCGCGCGGATCGGCCTGCCCATGGGGTTCCAGGCTTCCGTCATCGCGGTTGGGACCATCATCCTGCAGTGGGCGCTCAACAGCCTCGGCCCCATTGCCGTGGCGTCCTGCGCCGTGGCTCAGAAAATAGACATTGTGGGAATACTGCCGCTCATGTCCTTCGGCCTCGCCATGGCGACCTACACGGGACAGAACTACGGGGCCGGGGAAATCGGGCGTATCCGCAAGGGCGTGCGCCAGTGCGCCGCCATCTCCCTTTCCTTCAGCGTTCTGGCGGGAATCACGGTCATTTGCGGCGGAAAATACCTGGCCGCGCTGTTCGTGGGGCCGGACCAGCCGGAGGTCATGGCCAACGCCCAGACCTACCTGACCTTCACCGGCTCCATGTACTGGGTGCTCGCGCTGCTGTTTATCTTCCGCTACACCTTGCAGGGCCTCGGCCAGAGCATCGTTCCCACGATAGCGGGCTTCATGGAACTCGCCATGCGGGCCGTGGGCGCCTTTGTCCTTTTAGAGGCGTACGGCTTTTCCGGCGTCTGCGCGGCTGTCCCCCTGGCCTGGGTAGGCTCGTGCGCCCCGCTTGCCGTTGCGTATGTCTTCAGTATCCGCACGCTCAAGGCGGCCGTTCCCGCCGCGGAATAG
- a CDS encoding conserved exported hypothetical protein (Evidence 4 : Homologs of previously reported genes of unknown function) → MKILAVMAFVVLCACGGFAVAEAADGGLKRIALPKPETTGGKPLMEALAARSADRNFAARPLPGQTLSNLLWATWGVNRPDGRRTAPTAMNKQSIRVYAALENGVWLYDGVTNELILAMEGDTRATFGGAPLTLLFAVPDDDPFGRMHAGALFQNAGLFCASEGLANVVKRTGADALDGKLPLPEGYKVVIIQSIGYPK, encoded by the coding sequence ATGAAAATTCTTGCTGTGATGGCTTTTGTGGTTCTGTGCGCCTGCGGCGGGTTTGCCGTTGCCGAGGCGGCTGACGGCGGTCTGAAACGCATTGCGCTGCCGAAACCGGAAACCACGGGCGGAAAGCCTCTGATGGAGGCGCTCGCCGCCCGTTCGGCTGACCGTAATTTCGCGGCCAGGCCCTTGCCCGGGCAAACGCTGAGCAACCTGCTCTGGGCCACCTGGGGCGTCAACCGCCCCGACGGCCGCAGAACGGCGCCCACGGCCATGAACAAACAGAGCATCCGGGTTTACGCCGCCCTGGAAAACGGGGTATGGCTTTATGACGGCGTCACAAACGAGCTGATCCTGGCCATGGAAGGCGACACGCGCGCCACTTTCGGGGGTGCGCCTCTGACGCTGCTGTTCGCCGTTCCCGACGACGACCCGTTCGGCAGGATGCACGCCGGGGCTCTTTTCCAAAATGCGGGGCTTTTCTGCGCCTCGGAAGGGCTGGCAAACGTGGTCAAACGGACCGGCGCCGACGCCCTGGACGGTAAACTGCCGCTGCCGGAAGGCTACAAAGTCGTGATTATCCAATCCATCGGCTACCCGAAATAA
- a CDS encoding conserved hypothetical protein (Evidence 4 : Homologs of previously reported genes of unknown function) has translation MDMNVIERTASHATVPEHSAAFMEAMSGGKAFLEGGYVFYAAGEWLIGVGYPLADVPGGYSPAEFFEALTAARRRTNARDCWVIAPELPAPLAAHEDETDVFYTLPSDALPPKGLTGPLRKAATLLRIEEGKEFTAGHRRLWAEFLRRKELRPNIRELFARTPQVLAAPGTDIRLLNAWDENGRLAACLVLDYVPAAFVSYIIGAHSREAYVPHASDLLFAAMLQNARESGKRAVHLGLGVNDGIRRFKEKWGGEATLPYRAASWKNNDPQTFSGQKTDIGKVLVGTLFAEETPQTATPAGTVLFGKRLPPEQRPYAMLWKLEKNGKTSWIGGTAHAFRYSFASSFRKLFAETDTVIFEGPLDPASMAAFSRQGYARDAETPRIADLLTEAEIRCLERVVRGPENSCARFLNMCAQNPADVRRILGEARPWCVFFTLWHAFLERHGWHQSVDLEAWRIAHEMNRVVLGMESIEEQTASLESVPLDRILRFLRNAPDWKNRMRHNARAYLDGDLHGMLGTSTEFPTRTEQVIGMRDQRFRERMRPYIEAGRTAVFVGTAHMLNLEKMLREDGFTVTQIRPTVRHKLRALFK, from the coding sequence ATGGACATGAACGTAATCGAAAGAACCGCCAGCCATGCAACGGTGCCGGAGCATTCCGCGGCTTTCATGGAAGCGATGTCCGGCGGCAAGGCGTTTCTTGAAGGCGGATACGTTTTTTATGCCGCCGGGGAATGGCTTATCGGCGTGGGGTATCCTCTTGCCGATGTTCCGGGAGGATACAGCCCGGCGGAATTTTTTGAAGCCCTCACAGCGGCCCGGCGCCGGACGAACGCCCGCGACTGCTGGGTCATCGCCCCTGAACTGCCCGCCCCCCTCGCCGCGCACGAAGACGAAACCGACGTCTTTTACACGTTGCCTTCGGACGCACTCCCGCCGAAGGGCCTCACGGGCCCCTTGCGAAAGGCGGCAACGCTTCTCCGCATTGAAGAAGGGAAAGAGTTCACGGCCGGGCATCGCAGATTATGGGCCGAATTTCTCCGCAGAAAGGAGCTTAGGCCGAACATCAGGGAACTCTTTGCCCGCACCCCTCAGGTTCTCGCCGCGCCCGGCACGGATATCCGCCTTCTGAACGCGTGGGACGAAAACGGGCGCCTGGCGGCCTGCCTTGTGCTGGATTACGTCCCGGCAGCCTTCGTTTCCTATATCATCGGGGCGCACTCGCGGGAAGCGTATGTTCCCCACGCCAGTGACCTGCTCTTTGCGGCCATGCTGCAGAATGCCCGCGAAAGCGGCAAACGCGCGGTTCATCTGGGCCTCGGCGTAAACGACGGTATCCGCCGTTTCAAGGAAAAGTGGGGCGGGGAAGCGACGTTGCCGTACCGGGCCGCATCATGGAAGAACAACGATCCGCAAACATTTTCCGGCCAAAAAACAGATATCGGCAAAGTCCTGGTGGGCACCCTGTTCGCCGAAGAGACGCCGCAAACGGCCACCCCAGCCGGCACGGTGCTTTTCGGCAAGCGTCTTCCGCCGGAGCAACGGCCCTACGCCATGCTCTGGAAGCTCGAAAAAAACGGCAAAACATCCTGGATAGGCGGCACGGCCCACGCGTTCCGGTATTCCTTCGCGTCTTCCTTCCGGAAGCTGTTCGCGGAGACGGATACCGTCATTTTTGAAGGGCCGCTCGATCCGGCCAGCATGGCGGCGTTTTCCCGGCAAGGGTATGCCAGAGACGCGGAGACGCCCCGCATTGCGGACCTCCTTACGGAAGCTGAAATCCGATGCCTTGAGCGCGTCGTGCGCGGCCCGGAAAATAGTTGCGCCCGTTTTCTCAATATGTGCGCGCAAAACCCCGCCGACGTCCGCCGCATTCTTGGCGAAGCCAGACCGTGGTGCGTGTTTTTCACTCTCTGGCACGCCTTTCTCGAACGCCACGGGTGGCACCAGTCCGTCGATCTTGAAGCCTGGCGTATCGCCCATGAGATGAACCGCGTCGTTCTCGGCATGGAGAGCATCGAGGAACAGACGGCGTCCCTTGAAAGCGTGCCTCTGGACAGAATTTTGCGTTTCCTGCGCAACGCGCCGGACTGGAAAAACCGGATGCGCCATAACGCCCGCGCGTATCTGGACGGCGACCTGCACGGCATGCTCGGCACCAGCACGGAATTTCCGACCCGCACCGAACAGGTTATCGGCATGCGCGATCAGCGCTTCCGCGAACGGATGCGGCCGTACATCGAGGCCGGGCGGACAGCGGTGTTCGTCGGCACGGCCCACATGCTGAATCTTGAAAAAATGCTGCGGGAAGACGGTTTTACCGTCACCCAGATCAGGCCCACGGTCCGTCACAAACTGCGCGCCCTTTTCAAATGA
- a CDS encoding Oxidoreductase, aldo/keto reductase family, producing the protein MEKRFFPRIGKEVSLLGFGCMRLPLLEPPKQDIDYPLAEAMIDKAVAMGVNYFDTAWAYHDEKSEAFIGHALRKYPRESVYLANKLPIWLVQSPEDVDRLFLEQLDRCQVSYFDFYLIHALDNERYGIHERHGVYEALRRKKEQGCIKHLGFSFHATAGLLETIVTDHQWDFVQIQLNYVDWDMCDAKSLYGILAERNIPVVVMEPVRGGALATLNDKAVDILKTADPEASTASWAIRYAASLPNVMTVLSGMSTMEQVEDNLKTMADFHPLAASEYAVIEKAAAAYRESGAIPCTACRYCMDCPSGVDIPRVFAVYNHYCVNKRWIQFNNNYKALQEEEQAHNCVACNVCVEQCPQKIDIPGQMRMIVEFVDKKGKI; encoded by the coding sequence ATGGAAAAACGGTTCTTTCCCCGGATAGGCAAGGAGGTCTCCCTGCTCGGCTTCGGCTGCATGCGGTTGCCGCTGCTTGAACCTCCCAAACAGGATATTGACTACCCCCTCGCGGAAGCCATGATCGACAAGGCCGTGGCCATGGGGGTCAACTATTTCGACACGGCCTGGGCCTATCACGATGAAAAGAGCGAAGCCTTCATCGGGCACGCCTTACGCAAATACCCCCGCGAGAGCGTGTACCTTGCGAACAAGCTGCCCATCTGGCTGGTGCAATCCCCGGAAGACGTGGACCGCCTTTTCCTGGAGCAGCTTGACCGGTGCCAGGTTTCGTATTTCGACTTCTACCTTATCCACGCCTTGGATAACGAGCGCTACGGCATCCATGAGCGGCACGGAGTGTACGAGGCGCTGCGCAGGAAAAAAGAGCAGGGCTGCATCAAACACCTCGGCTTTTCCTTTCATGCCACGGCAGGGCTGCTGGAAACGATCGTCACGGACCACCAATGGGATTTTGTGCAGATTCAGCTGAACTACGTCGACTGGGATATGTGCGACGCCAAGAGTCTGTACGGCATCCTCGCGGAGCGGAACATCCCCGTCGTCGTGATGGAGCCGGTCCGCGGCGGCGCATTGGCGACGTTGAACGACAAGGCCGTGGATATCCTGAAAACGGCGGACCCGGAGGCGAGCACGGCATCCTGGGCGATCCGCTACGCCGCTTCGCTTCCCAATGTGATGACGGTGCTCAGCGGCATGAGCACCATGGAGCAGGTGGAGGACAACCTGAAAACCATGGCGGATTTCCACCCGCTGGCTGCAAGCGAATACGCCGTCATCGAAAAGGCGGCGGCGGCGTATAGGGAATCCGGGGCCATCCCGTGCACCGCCTGCCGGTACTGCATGGATTGTCCTTCCGGGGTGGATATTCCGCGTGTTTTTGCCGTGTACAACCATTATTGCGTGAACAAGCGCTGGATTCAGTTCAACAACAACTACAAGGCGCTGCAAGAAGAGGAGCAGGCCCACAACTGCGTTGCCTGCAACGTATGCGTGGAGCAGTGCCCGCAAAAAATCGACATTCCGGGGCAGATGCGGATGATTGTGGAATTTGTGGATAAAAAAGGGAAAATATAG
- the mtaD gene encoding 5-methylthioadenosine/S-adenosylhomocysteine deaminase — MSTEKLPCSIVVTARYLLQNAREPIVRDAAAAIKDTRILALGKASDILREYAPETRLDMGESLLMPGLINGHTHASMSLLRGVADDLPLLIWLTEHIFPREKKLDPESIGLGAALACAEMTRFGVTAFADMYLAENAVFDAAASSGLRMLGGEGIFAFPSPGYNTEDEAFTLLREQVDRWKDHPRIRVAVMPHAVYTTTPDLLARCRDTADALGLSLHIHLAETRHETDECRKNHCKTPLRYCADLGLVTSRTTIAHGVVFDDEELDLLAASGACVVHCPRSNMKLASGVARVPAMLAKGIPVGLGTDGAASSNNLNMFQEMAAAALLHKVHNEDPTVVAARDAIAMATIHGARALHWPGLGELRRGGPADVIAVDMTPPNMRPVHSPTSNIVYAATGAEVRLTMVDGEILYKDGEYTRMDIEALYAKAQQAADRLR; from the coding sequence ATGAGCACGGAAAAACTACCATGTTCCATTGTTGTCACCGCCAGGTATCTGCTGCAAAACGCCCGGGAACCAATCGTGCGCGACGCGGCGGCCGCCATCAAGGATACCCGGATTCTCGCCCTCGGCAAAGCATCGGACATCCTCCGGGAGTATGCGCCCGAAACCCGCCTGGACATGGGGGAAAGCCTGCTCATGCCCGGCCTGATAAACGGCCATACCCACGCTTCCATGTCGCTGTTGCGCGGCGTTGCGGATGATTTGCCCCTCCTCATCTGGCTCACGGAGCATATCTTCCCCAGGGAGAAAAAACTCGATCCGGAAAGCATCGGCCTCGGCGCGGCACTGGCCTGCGCGGAAATGACCCGGTTCGGGGTGACCGCCTTCGCGGACATGTACCTGGCGGAAAACGCGGTTTTTGACGCGGCGGCATCTTCCGGGCTGCGCATGCTGGGCGGCGAGGGCATTTTTGCGTTCCCCTCTCCCGGCTATAACACGGAGGATGAGGCCTTCACTCTGCTGCGCGAACAGGTGGACCGCTGGAAAGACCATCCCCGCATCAGGGTGGCCGTCATGCCCCACGCCGTGTACACCACGACGCCGGACCTCCTGGCCCGCTGCCGGGATACGGCGGATGCGCTGGGGCTGTCCCTCCACATCCACCTGGCCGAAACGCGGCACGAAACCGATGAATGCCGGAAAAATCACTGTAAAACACCGCTCCGCTACTGCGCGGACCTGGGCCTTGTCACCAGCCGCACCACCATCGCCCACGGCGTCGTCTTCGACGACGAAGAGCTTGACCTGCTCGCCGCAAGCGGGGCATGCGTCGTCCATTGCCCGCGCAGCAACATGAAATTGGCTTCGGGCGTGGCCCGTGTGCCGGCCATGCTGGCAAAAGGCATTCCCGTGGGCCTCGGCACGGACGGCGCGGCGAGCAGCAACAACTTGAACATGTTTCAGGAAATGGCCGCCGCCGCCCTGCTGCACAAAGTCCACAACGAAGACCCCACCGTTGTCGCGGCCAGGGACGCCATTGCCATGGCGACGATACACGGCGCCCGCGCCCTGCATTGGCCGGGCCTCGGGGAGCTGCGCCGGGGCGGCCCGGCGGACGTCATCGCCGTGGACATGACGCCGCCCAACATGCGGCCCGTGCATTCCCCCACGTCCAACATCGTGTATGCCGCGACGGGCGCGGAGGTCCGCCTGACCATGGTGGACGGCGAAATCCTTTACAAGGACGGGGAATACACCCGCATGGACATAGAGGCGCTCTACGCCAAGGCGCAGCAGGCGGCGGACCGCTTACGCTGA
- a CDS encoding putative carboxylesterase (Evidence 3 : Function proposed based on presence of conserved amino acid motif, structural feature or limited homology), translated as MAQETKTGAGCLFIHGYGGSTFEMEGLAAAIAETGMEARLVCLPGHGEGHEDFRKYRFSDWMAHAEKEFRAMADRCGRVVIVGFSMGGTIALHLASRYPVAGVAALSAPLFVLGFWPWPLENLKFYAHTAVSQARRLLGLHTPHAGETSRDIAPWKGYGGPLHFGQLMSMREGCAVTRVLLPKLTAPILLMHDARDGLVNADNAWAIARRVSSTETTVILTRIQEDVTRHHVITTHRETAGLVAETVAAFCREKMLDP; from the coding sequence ATGGCACAAGAAACAAAAACAGGGGCGGGTTGTCTCTTTATCCACGGATACGGCGGCAGCACCTTTGAAATGGAAGGCTTGGCCGCGGCCATTGCGGAAACCGGCATGGAGGCGCGCCTCGTCTGCCTGCCGGGCCATGGCGAAGGGCATGAGGACTTCCGGAAATACCGCTTTTCCGACTGGATGGCCCATGCGGAAAAAGAATTCAGGGCCATGGCGGACCGGTGCGGGCGTGTCGTCATCGTCGGATTTTCCATGGGAGGCACCATTGCGCTGCATCTGGCCTCACGCTACCCCGTGGCCGGGGTTGCCGCGCTTTCCGCGCCTCTTTTCGTGCTCGGCTTCTGGCCCTGGCCGCTGGAGAACCTCAAATTTTACGCGCATACCGCCGTATCCCAGGCCCGCCGCCTTTTGGGGCTGCATACACCGCATGCCGGGGAAACGTCCCGCGACATAGCGCCCTGGAAAGGCTACGGCGGGCCGCTGCACTTCGGCCAGCTCATGAGTATGCGCGAAGGCTGCGCCGTTACGCGCGTTCTGCTGCCGAAGCTCACGGCGCCCATACTCCTCATGCACGACGCGCGCGACGGGCTGGTGAACGCGGACAACGCCTGGGCCATCGCACGCCGCGTATCGTCAACGGAGACGACGGTCATCCTGACCCGTATTCAGGAAGACGTCACCCGGCATCATGTCATCACCACCCACCGCGAAACCGCCGGCCTGGTGGCGGAAACCGTTGCGGCGTTTTGCCGGGAAAAAATGCTGGACCCGTAA